Proteins encoded within one genomic window of Anopheles gambiae chromosome 3, idAnoGambNW_F1_1, whole genome shotgun sequence:
- the LOC133393069 gene encoding uncharacterized protein LOC133393069, with translation MADHCLTCARASSSEELTYTCDGFCKRWAHRSCLGVSSAAVKDLIKEDSQILWLCHNCSENRRNGHSVMIAELTAALTDLKSQLSAEFQTRMDAAAESLKRTMLSSLDQHTDTRPASHTSTFTIQCKTSTSKAPVLSSTPATELSNPAKRRLMDRSPPSVVATSPLLNGTAPIATSAHATLLLPPETPKFWLYLSRCRPTATILEVETFVKEQIGIEDVTVFKLVPLNRDVRTLTFSSFKVGLSPDYKEKALLCSSWPIGTVFKEFTDRRNAPISTLSTNPLTTTTTAPTNTHVPVTTNTDVSIHMETNNNITASTNNTAVSTSPPRSSQQQ, from the coding sequence ATGGCTGATCACTGTTTGACCTGCGCCCGTGCTTCGTCATCCGAGGAACTTACTTACACTTGCGACGGCTTCTGCAAGCGATGGGCTCATCGTTCGTGTCTTGGTGTGAGTAGTGCCGCAGTCAAGGATCTCATCAAAGAAGATTCTCAAATTCTGTGGCTTTGCCACAATTGTTCGGAGAATCGCCGCAACGGACACTCAGTGATGATTGCTGAGCTAACGGCGGCACTCACCGATCTCAAATCTCAGCTGTCAGCTGAGTTCCAAACACGTATGGATGCTGCCGCGGAATCGCTAAAACGCACGATGCTATCCTCACTCGATCAACACACAGATACTCGTCCTGCTTCACACACTTCTACATTCACCATTCAATGCAAGACATCGACATCCAAAGCACCAGTTCTTTCGTCAACACCAGCCACCGAACTTAGCAACCCGGCAAAACGTCGTTTAATGGACCGTTCTCCGCCGTCCGTTGTCGCCACCTCTCCGCTTCTAAATGGCACCGCACCCATCGCCACTTCAGCTCATGCCACATTGCTCCTACCACCAGAAACGCCTAAATTCTGGTTGTACCTGTCGCGCTGCCGCCCGACAGCCACAATCTTAGAAGTGGAGACTTTCGTCAAGGAGCAAATCGGCATCGAGGATGTCACCGTTTTTAAGCTGGTGCCACTTAACCGCGATGTCCGCACTCTGACTTTCTCTTCGTTTAAAGTCGGTTTGTCGCCGGATTATAAGGAGAAAGCATTATTATGCTCATCGTGGCCGATCGGAACTGTCTTCAAAGAGTTCACGGATCGTAGGAATGCTCCTATTTCTACATTGTCGACAAATCCCCtgaccactaccactacagcaccaacaaatacacacgTACCTGTCACCACAAACACTGATGTATCTATTCAtatggaaacaaacaacaacattactgcctccaccaacaacactgcaGTCTCGACGTCACCTCCTCGATCATcacagcagcaatag
- the LOC133393068 gene encoding uncharacterized protein LOC133393068: MIDGVPYEGLHQFDRGVTLKLVLGLYEGIFENFEKWSPRQKEAVNTFLIKTRLPSEVNRPMRSFRYRHFWKATEFRSFLLHISIAVLKDFMSFDAFNHFLCYFCSVTIFNSTAHKHLWPLAEKFLYNFVKNFPQYYGRAHMTSNVHNILHVSGDVNMFEAVPEYSAYRYENYLQIVRRYVRSGTHVVTQVAGRMQEIASVQVATNRVTQTYPRLKGNGAGIHVTADFVLLPNFKDQWFLTTENGIIKFLEAKRISSLLYTVIGIQYETWTEQLSASVDGDQLSSTDLHIYKIDENGPSRSVEIPHYAIKCKFVALRLPSTSFKHPDPQLSSSLISLTPLLHTFQ, encoded by the coding sequence ATGATCGACGGTGTTCCCTACGAAGGTCTCCATCAGTTTGATCGCGGGGTGACCCTAAAGCTTGTTCTAGGGTTATACGAgggaatttttgaaaattttgaaaagtGGTCACCCCGACAAAAGGAAGCCGTGAATACTTTTTTGATAAAGACACGGCTTCCTTCGGAAGTGAATCGCCCTATGCGATCCTTCCGCTATCGCCATTTTTGGAAGGCCACCGAATTTCGGTCCTTCCTTCTTCATATTAGTATTGCGGTCTTGAAGGATTTTATGTCTTTTGATGCATTCAATCACTTCTTGTGCTACTTTTGCAGTGTGACGATTTTTAATTCAACGGCACACAAGCATCTTTGGCCTCTTGCGGAAAAGTTCTTATACAACTTTGTAAAGAACTTTCCGCAGTATTATGGTCGAGCCCATATGACCAGCAACGTCCACAATATCCTGCACGTGTCAGGAGACGTTAACATGTTTGAAGCGGTTCCTGAATATTCCGCATATCGGTATGAGAATTATCTTCAAATTGTACGCCGATATGTGAGATCGGGCACGCATGTAGTAACACAGGTAGCCGGCCGTATGCAAGAAATTGCATCAGTGCAAGTGGCTACCAATCGTGTTACTCAAACATACCCCCGGTTGAAGGGCAATGGTGCCGGTATACACGTAACCGCCGATTTTGTCCTACTGCCAAACTTTAAGGATCAATGGTTTTTAACCACCGAAAATGGCATTATAAAATTTTTAGAAGCGAAGAGGATTTCTTCGCTGTTGTACACCGTAATTGGAATCCAGTATGAAACCTGGACGGAACAGTTAAGTGCGTCGGTAGACGGTGACCAGTTATCGTCTACCGACCTACACATCTATAAGATAGATGAAAATGGTCCGTCCAGGTCGGTGGAAATACCACATTATGCGATCAAGTGCAAATTTGTTGCACTTCGCCTACCCTCTACTTCCTTTAAACATCCTGATCCGCAACTATCTTCCAGTCTAATCTCCTTAACTCCCCTTCTCCATACTTTTCAATAA